Proteins encoded together in one Stenotrophomonas bentonitica window:
- a CDS encoding entericidin A/B family lipoprotein: MKRVIALMLLSMVSLAMLSGCNTVAGAGKDVQKAGQSVEDAAKGN; this comes from the coding sequence ATGAAGCGTGTTATTGCACTGATGCTGTTGTCGATGGTTTCGCTGGCCATGCTGTCGGGTTGCAACACCGTTGCCGGCGCCGGCAAGGATGTGCAGAAGGCCGGGCAGTCGGTTGAAGACGCCGCCAAGGGCAACTGA
- a CDS encoding CsbD family protein → MNKDIISGKWTQLKGKAQAKWGDLTDDDFKVAEGNAEYLAGRLQERYGWARDRAESEVKDFEASMRKDYPDFH, encoded by the coding sequence ATGAACAAAGACATCATTTCCGGCAAGTGGACGCAGCTGAAGGGTAAGGCGCAGGCAAAGTGGGGCGACCTGACCGATGACGATTTCAAGGTGGCCGAAGGCAATGCCGAATACCTGGCGGGCCGCCTGCAGGAGCGCTATGGCTGGGCGCGCGATCGCGCCGAAAGCGAGGTCAAGGACTTCGAAGCCTCCATGCGCAAGGATTACCCGGATTTCCACTGA
- a CDS encoding roadblock/LC7 domain-containing protein → MQRSTIHQIVRNASGESQPARQLYDVAAIEQVFQQSRERERGLSLLMLSTADGRAVAEDSSLGVDGRRLAAMANSFLTLGETVSRELALSDADYATICTKLGNVVLIRITADKPLTLTAVASHEVNMAVLLFHARECANRLDAVLRDRAA, encoded by the coding sequence GTGCAGCGCAGCACCATCCACCAGATCGTCCGCAATGCCAGTGGCGAGAGCCAGCCGGCCCGGCAGTTGTATGACGTGGCCGCCATCGAACAGGTGTTCCAGCAGTCGCGCGAGCGCGAACGCGGGCTGAGCCTGCTGATGCTCTCCACCGCCGACGGCCGCGCCGTGGCCGAAGATTCCTCGCTGGGCGTGGACGGTCGCCGCCTGGCGGCGATGGCCAATTCGTTCCTGACCCTGGGCGAGACCGTGTCGCGCGAACTGGCGCTGAGCGATGCGGACTACGCCACCATCTGCACCAAGCTGGGCAACGTGGTGCTGATCCGCATCACCGCCGACAAGCCGCTGACCCTGACCGCCGTGGCCAGCCACGAGGTCAACATGGCCGTGCTGCTGTTCCATGCGCGCGAGTGCGCCAACCGTCTTGATGCCGTGCTGCGCGACCGCGCGGCCTGA
- the rocF gene encoding arginase: MSKRQPAVSLIGVPTDIGAGHRGASMGPEALRIAGLVEALEARGVDVRDCGDLVGPRNPWTLPVEGYRHLDEVVEWNRLLMDATYAELQAGRLPIMLGGDHCLGIGSITAVARWCREQGRSLRVLWLDAHSDFNTSEVTPSGNVHGMPVACLCGLGPDALTRLGGDAPAISPQQVRQIGIRSVDQEEKRLIKQHKVDVYDMRYIDEVGMKRAVEAALEGVDENTHLHVSFDVDFLDPSIAPGVGTTVPGGVNYREAQLVMEMIADTGRMGSLDIVELNPILDDHNATGSLAVDLVESLFGKSTLMRD, translated from the coding sequence ATGAGCAAGCGTCAACCTGCGGTGTCCCTGATCGGCGTGCCGACCGATATCGGTGCCGGCCACCGGGGCGCCAGCATGGGCCCGGAAGCCCTGCGCATCGCCGGCCTCGTCGAAGCGCTGGAGGCGCGCGGCGTGGACGTGCGCGATTGCGGCGACCTGGTGGGCCCGCGCAATCCGTGGACGTTGCCGGTCGAGGGCTACCGCCACCTGGACGAAGTGGTGGAGTGGAACCGCCTGCTGATGGACGCCACCTACGCCGAGCTGCAGGCCGGCCGCCTGCCGATCATGCTCGGCGGCGACCACTGCCTGGGCATCGGCTCGATCACCGCCGTGGCGCGCTGGTGCCGCGAGCAGGGCCGCAGCCTGCGCGTGCTGTGGCTGGATGCGCATTCGGACTTCAATACCAGCGAGGTGACCCCCTCGGGCAACGTGCACGGCATGCCGGTGGCCTGCCTGTGCGGGCTGGGCCCGGACGCGCTGACCCGGCTGGGCGGCGACGCCCCGGCGATCTCGCCGCAGCAGGTACGCCAGATCGGCATCCGCTCGGTGGACCAGGAAGAGAAGCGCCTGATCAAGCAGCACAAGGTCGATGTGTACGACATGCGCTACATCGACGAAGTCGGCATGAAGCGCGCGGTGGAAGCGGCGCTGGAGGGCGTGGATGAAAACACCCACCTGCATGTGAGCTTCGACGTGGACTTCCTGGACCCCAGCATCGCCCCCGGCGTGGGCACCACGGTGCCGGGCGGGGTGAACTACCGCGAGGCGCAGCTGGTGATGGAAATGATCGCCGACACCGGCCGCATGGGCTCGCTGGACATCGTTGAACTCAACCCCATCCTGGACGACCACAACGCCACCGGGTCGCTGGCGGTGGACCTGGTGGAGAGCCTGTTCGGCAAGTCCACCCTGATGCGCGACTGA